One window of Acidobacteriota bacterium genomic DNA carries:
- the kdsB gene encoding 3-deoxy-manno-octulosonate cytidylyltransferase — translation MPPTMNPKAIATAIAIIPARLGSTRLARKALREIAGKPMVGHVYEAARRCASLAEVIVATDSDEILAVCKQHGWNARLTSPDCRSGTDRVREVAQAVAADIYVNVQGDEPLARPEHIQAMLDLMRGQQVEVATVKTPCPQHDVANPNAVKVVTDLAGRALYFSRATIPFDRDGSGDIRYFKHLGFYAYRKPALDRFCTLPESNLERAERLEQLRFLDNGIGIYVAEVPFDTVGVDTEEDLQRVEMLLAQR, via the coding sequence ATGCCCCCGACGATGAACCCGAAAGCCATTGCCACAGCCATCGCCATCATCCCTGCGCGGCTGGGTTCCACGCGCCTGGCCCGCAAAGCGCTGCGCGAGATCGCCGGGAAGCCCATGGTGGGCCACGTTTATGAGGCCGCGCGCCGTTGCGCCAGCCTTGCCGAGGTGATCGTGGCCACCGACTCCGACGAGATCCTGGCCGTTTGCAAGCAGCACGGATGGAACGCGCGCCTGACCTCGCCGGACTGCCGCAGCGGCACTGACCGGGTGCGTGAGGTCGCTCAGGCGGTGGCGGCTGATATCTATGTGAATGTGCAGGGGGACGAGCCGCTGGCGCGTCCCGAACACATCCAAGCGATGCTCGATCTGATGCGCGGACAGCAGGTCGAGGTCGCGACGGTGAAGACGCCGTGCCCGCAGCACGACGTTGCCAATCCCAATGCGGTGAAAGTCGTGACCGACCTCGCCGGCCGGGCGCTTTACTTTTCGCGCGCGACGATCCCATTCGACCGCGACGGCAGCGGAGATATCCGGTACTTCAAACACCTCGGCTTTTACGCCTATCGCAAACCGGCGCTGGACCGGTTCTGCACGCTGCCGGAATCCAACCTGGAGCGCGCCGAACGCCTCGAGCAGTTGCGCTTTCTCGATAACGGGATCGGGATATACGTGGCTGAGGTACCGTTCGACACCGTTGGAGTGGACACGGAAGAAGACCTCCAAAGGGTCGAAATGCTGCTCGCGCAGCGGTAA
- a CDS encoding M48 family metallopeptidase: MALPLHEPQPDTAQARQYNRIRRWLSVADVALGAAFLALLLALHWTNRLRDWSFDLTGQRYALALLAYVAMLTLISQLIGLPLDFYSFRLEHRYQLSNQKLGSWLRDQVKEWLVGLVLGAVVLELIYFTIRYAPDFWWLIAWVVVMGLFVIFAQLAPVLLLPLFYKFIPLEDEALKQRLVKLSERAGTRVRGVYEWKLSEKSKKANAALTGLGATRRIILADTLLSNYTGDEIEAVLAHELGHHVHKHIFKSILVQAGITLFGFWAADRVLRYAIVEREWFGLRSLGDFAGIPLLLLVSSVLSLLLLPLLNAYSRFNERQADRYCWANIPAVDPFVTAMNKLAGQNLSERNPSRVVEVLFHSHPPVGKRITAAEAWAEKKA, from the coding sequence ATGGCTCTCCCCCTGCATGAGCCGCAGCCTGATACCGCCCAGGCGCGGCAGTACAACCGCATCCGCCGCTGGCTGAGCGTCGCTGACGTTGCTCTTGGCGCGGCCTTCCTGGCGCTGCTGCTCGCCCTGCACTGGACCAACCGCCTGCGCGACTGGTCTTTCGATCTCACCGGACAGCGCTACGCCCTCGCCCTGCTCGCTTACGTCGCCATGCTCACGCTCATCAGCCAGCTCATCGGCCTGCCGCTGGACTTCTACTCCTTCCGGCTGGAACATCGCTATCAGTTGTCGAACCAGAAACTCGGCAGTTGGCTGCGGGACCAGGTCAAGGAGTGGCTGGTCGGACTGGTGCTCGGCGCGGTCGTGCTCGAACTCATCTACTTCACCATCCGGTACGCGCCCGACTTCTGGTGGCTCATCGCGTGGGTCGTGGTCATGGGACTCTTCGTCATCTTCGCGCAGCTTGCCCCCGTGCTGCTGCTGCCGCTGTTCTACAAGTTCATCCCGTTGGAAGACGAAGCGCTCAAGCAGCGGCTGGTCAAGCTGAGCGAGCGCGCTGGCACGCGCGTGCGCGGCGTCTACGAGTGGAAGCTCTCCGAAAAAAGCAAGAAAGCCAACGCCGCACTCACTGGGCTGGGCGCAACGCGGCGCATCATCCTGGCAGACACGCTGCTCTCGAACTACACCGGCGACGAGATCGAGGCGGTGCTGGCGCATGAGCTCGGCCACCACGTCCACAAACATATCTTCAAGAGCATCCTGGTGCAGGCCGGCATCACGCTCTTCGGATTCTGGGCGGCGGACCGCGTGCTGCGCTATGCGATCGTCGAGCGCGAGTGGTTCGGTCTGCGCAGCCTGGGTGACTTTGCCGGGATCCCACTGCTGCTGCTGGTCTCGAGCGTGCTCTCGCTGCTGTTGTTGCCGCTGCTCAACGCTTACTCGCGCTTCAACGAGCGCCAGGCCGACCGCTACTGCTGGGCGAACATCCCCGCCGTCGATCCGTTCGTCACTGCGATGAACAAGCTTGCCGGCCAGAACCTGTCGGAGCGCAATCCCTCGCGTGTGGTCGAGGTCCTCTTCCACTCGCATCCGCCGGTCGGCAAGCGGATCACCGCCGCCGAAGCCTGGGCTGAAAAGAAAGCTTGA